ATACCGGAGCGTTGTCCAAGATTCGGCCTGGCCAGCCCGGCCAATACACAATAGAGATGCAAAAACCAAGCCTGACTTCTAGCCGACTTCAGCAGGATTCCTCGATGCGATATTTACAACAGATGTCAAAACTCGAGTGATCTTATTCAAAGATCACCATCACGACTTCCGGTCCTGAAACCTCGCACACGGTTTATTGATCAAGGAGATTCCCTATGGCTTAAAGAAATCGCTGGGGGCTTACTATCGCGAGGCACAAAATGCCGGTTATCCGTTTGTGAACAACCACCTGCTAGTCTCAAACACTCTCAAAGAAAGTATCAGAAATGTCGGCCGTTGAAGGTTCTAGCAATACAAACTTTGAAACTCTAGTATCTTTATACCATGGTAAGCCGAGTCGTGCCCTCCCTACTTAGTAGCTACCTACCAtgtaagtcaacatacccactttcgGACACCCCCCACATGCGGacacccaaaaatgcctcatttccccctcatcaccaccaccctcctccaacttcaacccaTCACAACATTATCCTACCTTATCCAAATGGGctcattttttcagcataccttCTTTTAGGTATTATGACCCAATATACCGAAGATCAGCTTCAACAGGCTCTTGAGGCTATCAGTCGTGGCCAGGCTATTAAGAGTGCATCTCGCGAGTATGGGATCCCTCGAACAACGATATATCGACGCATGACTGGTGCCCAGTCAAGGGTTATTGCCTTTGCAGATCTccagaggctttcccctgaccaggaggctaagctggctgaatgggtgcgaatccagcatgcccttggccttgctccAACTCATCAGCAGGTGAAggtattcgcagaaaggatccttcatgctatgggggacacagagcctataggcaaaggatggatccaagccttcctcaagagaaacccatctatcaaggtccagagaagtcgccctattGACTCCAGACgtattaatggggcatctactgaggtcatcagggaatggttcaaactcctcgccataccagaggtccagggcattaaaccagccaatagatataacatggatgagactggtatccttgagggccagggatctaatgggctggtgctgggcatgtctgagacgaagtctgttcgcaagaaacagcctggatcaagggcatgggtatccatcatcgaatgcatctctgccctgggccagaggcttcatcccctcattatatacaagggcaagacagtccagcagcagtggtttcctctggatcttggcccttatgaaggatggctATTTACAGCAACggaaaatggctggacaacagatgctactgcagttgaatggctgcagaaggccttcatccctcagactgtccctcagggcaaggataacaagaaggaggctagactattgatcctggatgggcatgggagtcatacaacgacagactttatgtggttatgctatataaacaacatccatctactattcttaccgccacacacctcccatgtcctccagccacttgatcaagcagtctttAGCCCTctcaaggcagcctataggaaggagcttggataccttagtcaatggaatgactctactattgtaggcaagaggaacttcttaggctgttattataaggctgcccttgcaggtatgacgatcaagaacatcagaagtggttggaaatggacagggttatggcctgtctctatggcgaagcctctgatgagctccctcctactcccaacaacaccaaagccatcagcatcgtcagatcaggtcagcaaagggcagtctagaggcaaggaaggcagggaagctgaaggatgggcatctgcgtcgtctgcagtggtatggtcgacgccaaggaagatgaaggacctggctggccaactgaagctattcacagagctggacaatgacgccagtactcaacgcctcctttttatgaaggtgaaaaaaggcttcaacgagaaggcctatgagctggctactgcccagcacaagctggagcttctgcaggcccaagtgaCTAATACTACAGTCAGAAAGaggaaggcagtccagctggatcctaacaccaagtttgccactatctcagacgtgcagaaggcgcaggttgaggctggtgaaaaagaggatactgcaggtgaatccagcgagtctgatttacctagtgaagctgaagactgtattgtagtggcatctagaagagggcagtaattaagtgaaaatagtggtgatgttggagatggcttcattttttggGTGTCCGCATGTGGGGGGTGTCcgaaagtgggtatgttgacttataTAAAGCTGGTGGTGCATGGACTCGTACAGGGTGCTGCTTGAAGCCGTAAACCTTGTCCATCACTAAACAGACCTCAGGAGCTGGGACCCAACCATGATCTGAGTGTTGTTGGACGAAAACACTGCCGCTCCTGCGCTAAACATGTTTCTCGTTTGGGGCCATCCAGGGAGCCTCCGGTCTTGACCGGAACAGAATCCTGGCTCCCAGATCCGGCATGATGGACCCGTTCGGCATGGCCCccttcttgggcttcgcCTCCCCGGGCCTTAGCCTCACGTCGTagtgcagcagcaggtgcGTCAGGATGATCTTGATGGTGTTGTCGGCGAACATGCGCCCAGGACACGCCTGGAGCCCATCGCCCCAGCCCGGCGCGTCGGACCCCAGGTTGGCGAACTTGAACCGGTTTTCGTTCTGCGGCGTCTGGCGCGCCCTGTAGTGCCGAAGGCCGTCGAACACGTCCGGGCGGTCCCATAGGGTCGGCGAGTTGTTGATGTGGTGGGCGTCCACGCAGATGTTGGTGCCGGCGGGCAGCTCCGGGCCCAGAGAAAGCTTCGTGGGCGCTCGGAGCTTGCGGTAGAGGACGACTTGAGAGTTCGCGTTAGCCAACTTTGCCGCCTAGAAAACGGAAGTTACATCTAGGGGAGGGACGGTTTTTGTAACTCACGGTAGCTGAACGGGTTGACGCGGGCAGACTCCCGCATGACGCTGTCCATCTTGCGCAGCTCGTTGAGGTGTGTCTGGGGCAGACGGCCGTCCTCGGTCTGTTCCTGGAGCTCCTGGCGCAAAAGGTCCTGGAGCGTTGGGTCGGCGGCCAGTTCGCAcacgaggaagaagagggtcgatgccgtcgacggcgtggaCTCGAACGAGAGAGTGATGTAGtcctggacgagggcgtcaaaGTCCATCTTGCCCTTGTACCGCGCTAGCAACCAGCCGGTTAGCTGCACCTTGCCCTGCTCCTTGGGGCCGAACAGATCCTTCTTGTCAGCGCTGCACTCATACTCGCGGATGTCCCTCTCGAGAACTGGCCGCAGCATGCGCTTGATCTTCCATCGTATCAGCTTGAgtgggaggaagaggaatGGCTTGGTTATGGGCCGTAGAAGGGCTGGCAGGTAGCCCAGGATGATGGTAGGGATAGCCACGCCCATGGGCATCCGGTCGACTGCGCGAATCCATTTCTGGTCGGTACCCAGCTCCCTTCCAACGATGGCGCTGGCGTTGACAGAGGCCACCATGTCCTGCATCGTGGGGTACAGTTTGATCTCGCGCCAGTCCGGGCACGCACCGACGGCCATGTTGAAGGCCGCTGCGCAGTCTTGCTGTCTCCATTGTACGAGGGACGGTATGGCGCGGGTGAGTTCCACGGCGATGGTCCTTTTTTTCCCGTTCACGTTCTCGTTAGTCCATCTACTCTCGATCCTGGCCATGGAACAACAGGCGGGAATAACGGGACGGGTTGTTTTGATTCGACATACTTGCCGAGTTCCGGTGTTTGCACGCCGGCGCCTGTCCACGCCCCATGAAACACTTGATAGAAATACGCAAAGCCCGAGGCGTTCTTTTCCGGGAGCCGCTTGACCTCGTCAAAGCATTTGGACGGCATGACGACGTATTCAGTGCCGAATGCGTTGAGATAGAACGGGGTATCTGGACGCTgcgagggggggaaaggaagTCAGTTACAAACACGACACAAGCAGCGAAGCAGCGATGCGACGGCAGGGTGAGGTTGACTGACCATTTTTGCCGTGTCTTCTAGAACCTCCTTGAAGTCCAGCCTGCCGGACTTGGACTTGATCGCGGGCGGGATGCCCAGCCGCCGCAGAGACGGAGGACGGGTCATCCAAGCGACGATGGACACCAACAAAAGcagaacggcggcgacaccAACGGTCTTGGCGACGGGAGAGGCCTCTCTCCAGAGCTGTGACGCGAGGAGCCGCATGAGCTGCCATCGCGATAGGCGTAGCGGCGCAAATGTCTGCCGTATAACTTGGTAATGCTCTAGGATCTCAGCCGGGGTGATCATGGTGTTGCAACGACGAGTTACTACTGCTCCTCCTGTGTTGTCAGTGAAGCTTACAAGAGCGTTGATTTGTTTGGGTTCCTAACCAGAATGTCATGTATGTGATTGTACACAGAACACCTTGGTCTCGGCCTTGCGGATTTGACCATTCGGGGGGTTATTGGAAGTTCGGGACCACCCCGGGAGGGTATCGGAAGAGGTCTCGGCGATGTGAGGCCGATGTTCGGGGACGCTCCACATGTTGGATACCCCTTGCCTCCCTGTCCCTCCGTTGTTTATACTAGGCTAGGTGGGTGAGATGGCGAGTTTGTTTGTGCTGCTCACCGGCTCCGAATCCGAGAACGACTCGTGTAACGCATCGCCGAACCTGGATCTGCACGATAAAGATGGCCAGGGGCGGTTGCAACGCCGAGCCCAAAGAGATGTCGGTCGAGCAGACACAATTCTTCCCCAGACCGTCCCTCGCTCTCCATCCAGCGTATTGGTCAGCCGTGAAATCTCGACAGTATGGCCGCCCCAGAAGAAGCCAGCATCTTGAACATGACGGGTATCTGGTCGTTGAACCCGATAGAGTCGGATGACCTGGGCCCAACCTTTATGCTGGTAAGTGTCGAGGCGTGCTGTCGTGCTGTGCCTTGGAGTTGTGGTGCGTCCGCACCGATGCGTGATCTTGAGGCTAATAATACTCTGGCAAGCAAAACATCCCGTGGATCGTCCGCAAGGTCATCTCCTACGCTTCCCTCGAGCTCAAGATGGACCAGAAAGACCCGGCGCCCCCGGAGCGCCCCGCGACCGTCATCGA
The genomic region above belongs to Colletotrichum higginsianum IMI 349063 chromosome 2, whole genome shotgun sequence and contains:
- a CDS encoding cytochrome P450 oxidoreductase GliF translates to MWSVPEHRPHIAETSSDTLPGWSRTSNNPPNGQIRKAETKEPKQINALVSFTDNTGGAVVTRRCNTMITPAEILEHYQVIRQTFAPLRLSRWQLMRLLASQLWREASPVAKTVGVAAVLLLLVSIVAWMTRPPSLRRLGIPPAIKSKSGRLDFKEVLEDTAKMRPDTPFYLNAFGTEYVVMPSKCFDEVKRLPEKNASGFAYFYQVFHGAWTGAGVQTPELGKWTNENVNGKKRTIAVELTRAIPSLVQWRQQDCAAAFNMAVGACPDWREIKLYPTMQDMVASVNASAIVGRELGTDQKWIRAVDRMPMGVAIPTIILGYLPALLRPITKPFLFLPLKLIRWKIKRMLRPVLERDIREYECSADKKDLFGPKEQGKVQLTGWLLARYKGKMDFDALVQDYITLSFESTPSTASTLFFLVCELAADPTLQDLLRQELQEQTEDGRLPQTHLNELRKMDSVMRESARVNPFSYLVLYRKLRAPTKLSLGPELPAGTNICVDAHHINNSPTLWDRPDVFDGLRHYRARQTPQNENRFKFANLGSDAPGWGDGLQACPGRMFADNTIKIILTHLLLHYDVRLRPGEAKPKKGAMPNGSIMPDLGARILFRSRPEAPWMAPNEKHV